One window of the Rhizorhabdus dicambivorans genome contains the following:
- the epsC gene encoding serine O-acetyltransferase EpsC: MFDGLISYLDSIKARDPAPRSRWEILLYPGVLALGLHRIAHWLFQAELYFLARFVNHVSRMLTAIDIHPGVQIGRRFFIDHGFVVIGETSIIGDDVTMYQGCTLGGTNPTNGEGGKRHPTIGDGAIISVGAVVLGPITVGKRARVGANAVVTKDVAEGQVVVGIPARPMLVDAKEYQKGFTPYGTPCSERFDPQTQQLEILRCELETLRGRIGKLLDERDTVRAKLDEDRERA, encoded by the coding sequence ATGTTCGATGGTCTGATTTCCTACCTCGATTCCATCAAGGCGCGCGATCCCGCGCCGCGTTCGCGGTGGGAGATTCTGCTCTATCCGGGCGTGCTCGCGCTGGGGCTTCACCGGATCGCGCACTGGCTGTTCCAGGCGGAGCTTTATTTCCTCGCCCGGTTCGTCAACCATGTCTCGCGCATGCTGACCGCGATCGACATCCATCCGGGCGTACAGATCGGCCGCCGCTTCTTCATCGACCATGGCTTCGTCGTGATCGGCGAGACCTCGATCATCGGCGATGATGTCACCATGTATCAGGGCTGCACCCTGGGCGGGACGAACCCCACCAATGGCGAAGGCGGAAAGCGCCACCCGACGATAGGCGATGGCGCGATCATCAGCGTGGGCGCGGTGGTCCTTGGGCCGATCACGGTGGGCAAGCGGGCGCGGGTCGGCGCCAATGCGGTGGTGACCAAGGACGTGGCCGAAGGCCAGGTGGTGGTCGGCATCCCGGCGCGGCCGATGCTGGTGGATGCCAAGGAATATCAGAAGGGCTTCACGCCTTATGGTACGCCGTGCAGCGAACGCTTCGACCCGCAGACCCAGCAGCTTGAAATATTGCGATGCGAGCTGGAAACTCTGCGCGGTCGCATCGGCAAACTGCTCGACGAGCGCGATACCGTCCGCGCGAAACTGGATGA
- a CDS encoding peptidylprolyl isomerase, with protein MAADSENTLIMTLEGGDVVINLRPDLAPGHVGHIKELVREGFYDGVVFHRVIPGFMAQGGDPTGTGMGGSKKPNLKAEFNAEPHVRGVCSMARSQNPDSANSQFFICFDDARFLDRQYTVWGVVESGMEHVDALPKGEPPRSPGKIVKARIAADD; from the coding sequence ATGGCCGCCGATTCCGAGAACACGCTGATCATGACCCTGGAGGGCGGCGATGTCGTCATCAACCTTCGCCCGGATCTGGCCCCAGGCCATGTGGGCCATATCAAGGAACTGGTTCGCGAAGGCTTTTACGACGGTGTAGTCTTCCACCGCGTGATACCGGGCTTCATGGCGCAGGGCGGCGATCCCACCGGCACCGGCATGGGCGGCTCGAAGAAGCCCAACCTGAAGGCGGAGTTCAATGCCGAGCCGCATGTCCGTGGCGTCTGCTCGATGGCGCGCAGCCAGAATCCGGACAGCGCGAACAGCCAGTTCTTCATCTGCTTCGACGACGCACGGTTCCTCGATCGCCAGTACACCGTCTGGGGCGTGGTCGAATCGGGCATGGAGCATGTCGATGCGCTGCCCAAGGGCGAGCCGCCGCGCAGCCCCGGCAAGATCGTCAAGGCGCGCATCGCCGCCGACGATTGA